A part of Helicobacter fennelliae genomic DNA contains:
- a CDS encoding NAD(+)/NADH kinase yields the protein MNQPIYKIGAIVRPKSPELKDSCVEIFRILADSGIEVWCERESSCMLGLQGGVGFEEILDSADAILSIGGDGTLISAVRKSIGSNLPIFGINMGSLGFLTAIKPNEVASFASLLVSGGYKLDFHRMLEARFVDSSEKFYALNEVFITKNNHCGMIKVGAKINNEFFNTYIVDGLIIATPTGSSAYNISAGGSVVYPFCSNILLTPVCAHSLTQRPLVISDDLELEFVLKEDGMILIDGQQTITFHKNKTLNVRKSCNIPLIQHPNRSYFAVLKEKFNWGGGS from the coding sequence ATTCTAGCAGATTCTGGGATTGAGGTTTGGTGCGAGAGAGAGTCAAGCTGTATGCTCGGATTGCAAGGCGGGGTAGGCTTTGAGGAGATTTTAGATTCTGCTGATGCGATTTTAAGCATTGGCGGAGATGGCACGCTTATCTCTGCTGTGCGCAAAAGTATCGGAAGCAACCTGCCTATTTTTGGTATCAATATGGGAAGTTTAGGCTTTTTGACAGCGATTAAGCCAAATGAAGTCGCCTCATTTGCATCTTTGCTTGTGAGCGGAGGATATAAGCTTGATTTTCATCGTATGTTAGAAGCGAGATTTGTGGATTCTTCAGAGAAATTCTACGCACTCAATGAAGTATTTATCACCAAAAATAATCATTGTGGCATGATAAAAGTTGGCGCAAAAATCAATAATGAGTTTTTCAATACATACATCGTTGATGGGCTTATCATCGCTACGCCGACAGGATCAAGCGCGTATAATATCTCTGCGGGCGGCTCTGTGGTATATCCTTTTTGTAGCAATATCTTACTCACGCCTGTTTGCGCGCATTCGCTAACCCAGCGTCCGCTTGTGATTAGTGATGATTTGGAGCTTGAGTTTGTGCTTAAAGAAGATGGAATGATCCTTATTGACGGACAGCAAACAATTACCTTTCACAAAAACAAAACCCTAAATGTGCGCAAAAGTTGCAATATTCCTCTTATCCAGCACCCAAATCGTAGCTATTTTGCGGTATTGAAAGAAAAATTTAATTGGGGAGGTGGGAGTTGA
- a CDS encoding AAA family ATPase codes for MIRKFALEQSPVFESVELSFKKGFCVFSGPSGSGKSALIESLLACFGLREPNALTIETDLILDKPFLEDFGLEGADLNIKIVKKDKARYFVNFTPIAKKRLSEVLGEYVKHIHSRGGEELESEFILQTLDSLIAQKIPQYRDMLNELESSYKAFVELDGRIKELASQESQIQNLKEMAEFEIAKITSVNPKVGEHQKLLDLKKLLSKKEKIQESINKANQAFEVANDIVLALGQIQSTDCQTLQETLSEALNDAQARLEEENLKLGELDELDSEEILNRLSLLSDLIHRYGSIEGALTKLEEQQKKLQELENFSTNKNALLQQLDSLYQNLHTCAKAIDKQREAHLAEFESMLKELCLALKLNTPSITLQETQMSKSGDTTCQITLKNSHISTLSAGEFNRLRLAMMCIASRISKKQGVLILDEIDANLSGEESEGVAKILKELSHSYQIFAISHQPHMPALATQHFLVNRANGKSYVTLLDKEGRILELARMISGATITQEAIDFAKKRLSENAQNS; via the coding sequence TTGATACGAAAATTTGCCCTAGAACAATCACCTGTTTTTGAGAGTGTGGAGCTAAGTTTCAAAAAAGGATTCTGCGTATTTAGCGGTCCGAGTGGAAGTGGAAAATCCGCACTGATAGAATCTTTGCTTGCTTGCTTTGGGCTACGCGAGCCAAATGCCCTGACAATCGAGACGGATTTAATCCTAGATAAGCCGTTTTTAGAGGATTTTGGGCTTGAAGGCGCGGATTTAAATATAAAAATCGTCAAAAAAGACAAGGCGCGCTATTTTGTGAATTTCACGCCCATTGCCAAAAAACGTTTAAGCGAAGTACTAGGCGAATATGTCAAACATATCCATTCAAGAGGGGGCGAAGAGCTTGAGTCGGAGTTTATTTTGCAGACTTTAGATTCTCTCATCGCACAAAAGATTCCGCAATATCGCGATATGCTTAATGAGCTAGAATCTAGCTATAAGGCATTTGTAGAGCTTGATGGCAGGATAAAAGAATTAGCAAGCCAAGAGAGCCAGATCCAAAACCTCAAAGAAATGGCAGAATTTGAAATCGCTAAAATCACCTCTGTGAATCCAAAAGTAGGCGAGCATCAAAAGCTTCTTGATCTCAAAAAACTTCTCTCCAAAAAAGAAAAAATACAAGAATCCATAAACAAAGCCAATCAAGCCTTTGAGGTCGCAAATGATATTGTGCTTGCACTCGGGCAGATCCAATCAACAGATTGCCAAACGCTCCAAGAAACGCTTAGTGAAGCTCTCAATGACGCCCAAGCGCGACTTGAGGAGGAGAATCTAAAGTTAGGTGAATTAGATGAGCTAGATTCTGAAGAGATTCTCAATCGCCTCTCGCTCTTATCAGATCTTATCCATCGCTATGGAAGCATAGAAGGCGCGCTAACTAAGCTTGAAGAGCAGCAAAAAAAGCTCCAAGAGCTTGAAAATTTCAGCACCAACAAAAATGCACTTCTTCAGCAATTAGACTCATTGTATCAGAATCTACACACCTGCGCAAAAGCGATAGATAAGCAAAGAGAGGCGCATTTAGCGGAGTTTGAATCTATGCTTAAGGAATTATGTTTGGCACTCAAGCTCAATACCCCAAGCATAACACTTCAAGAAACCCAAATGTCTAAAAGCGGGGATACAACCTGCCAAATCACACTCAAAAATAGCCATATAAGCACGCTTTCAGCAGGAGAGTTTAACCGCTTGCGATTAGCGATGATGTGTATTGCTTCAAGGATTTCCAAAAAGCAAGGCGTGCTGATTTTGGACGAGATTGATGCGAATTTGAGCGGGGAAGAGAGCGAGGGAGTTGCAAAGATTCTCAAAGAACTTTCGCATTCTTATCAGATTTTTGCGATCTCTCATCAACCGCATATGCCCGCTCTTGCGACACAGCATTTTTTGGTCAATCGCGCAAATGGCAAGAGTTATGTTACTTTGCTTGACAAAGAAGGCAGAATCCTAGAGTTAGCGCGAATGATTAGCGGTGCGACAATCACGCAAGAAGCGATAGATTTTGCCAAAAAACGTTTGAGTGAAAATGCGCAAAACTCATAA
- a CDS encoding NFACT family protein, whose translation MKFEELLALSQILRDSARIHHIKRINDNLIKLECGGALYGESLYFDMMRSQSCVFVAPPHLSLIASKSYNAPFDIYLQKLCQAQIQDCFMVGGDRILRFVLLISKAYKQEHVFLQFEFSGKHTNIIVLNQDEVVLEALRHISPNKSFRCVKVGEKLLGIPLNPNITNQKPTHTNLQNLAQNPNTKNPNPQNLKSQNLNPQTTNRALSAPNIQTPEINKDMVFALLAKNYQHKITKELQSQKQILINSLTKQCTKLEQILRSLPRKDDLLAKSTLLQSQATLLLARIHEITNYQQEICVQDFEGKNTKITLPKANTPALAIDMMFRESKKLNKKAQNIHIQQENIQSKIHFLHQEIAFITHTQSIDNIKILKQPKSKRSHDERFECFFIEGFKVSLGRNKAENQALLESAKADDLWLHIRDIPSSHMIIHCGKQKLTKEVIQKAGEILVGVCSIQSGDFWVDYTKRKFVKIIQGANVIYSKQQALYYRKHS comes from the coding sequence ATGAAGTTTGAGGAGCTTTTGGCACTAAGCCAGATATTGAGGGATTCTGCTAGAATCCACCACATCAAGCGCATCAATGACAATCTCATCAAGCTTGAATGCGGAGGCGCACTCTATGGTGAGAGTTTGTATTTTGATATGATGCGCTCGCAGAGTTGCGTATTTGTCGCGCCCCCACATCTATCACTCATCGCCTCAAAGTCCTATAACGCGCCATTTGATATATATTTGCAGAAGTTGTGCCAAGCGCAAATCCAAGACTGCTTTATGGTTGGTGGCGATAGGATTTTGCGCTTTGTGCTTTTAATCAGCAAAGCCTATAAGCAAGAGCACGTTTTTTTGCAGTTTGAATTCAGTGGCAAGCACACAAATATCATTGTTTTGAATCAAGATGAGGTTGTGCTTGAGGCATTGAGGCATATTTCGCCAAATAAGAGCTTTCGCTGTGTCAAAGTCGGCGAGAAGCTTTTAGGCATTCCGCTAAATCCAAACATCACAAACCAAAAACCCACGCATACAAATTTGCAGAATCTAGCCCAGAATCCAAACACTAAGAATCCAAATCCGCAGAATCTAAAATCACAGAATCTAAATCCACAAACCACAAATCGCGCCTTAAGCGCACCAAATATCCAAACACCAGAAATAAACAAAGATATGGTATTTGCCCTCCTTGCCAAAAACTATCAGCACAAAATCACAAAAGAGCTTCAATCTCAAAAACAGATTCTCATCAATTCGCTTACCAAACAATGCACAAAGCTAGAGCAGATTCTGCGCTCACTTCCACGCAAAGATGATTTGCTTGCAAAAAGCACTCTGCTTCAATCTCAAGCGACTTTGCTTTTGGCGCGTATTCATGAGATCACAAACTATCAACAAGAAATTTGCGTGCAGGATTTTGAAGGTAAAAACACTAAAATCACATTGCCAAAGGCAAATACCCCAGCTTTAGCCATTGATATGATGTTTAGAGAATCTAAAAAGCTTAATAAAAAAGCCCAAAATATCCATATCCAACAAGAAAATATCCAAAGCAAAATACACTTTTTGCACCAAGAAATCGCCTTTATCACGCATACACAAAGTATTGATAATATAAAAATCCTCAAACAGCCAAAATCTAAGCGCAGTCATGATGAGCGATTTGAATGCTTTTTTATCGAGGGCTTCAAAGTCTCTTTAGGACGCAACAAAGCCGAAAATCAAGCCCTACTAGAATCTGCTAAGGCTGATGATTTGTGGTTACACATTCGAGATATTCCTTCATCGCATATGATTATCCATTGTGGTAAGCAAAAACTCACCAAAGAAGTCATACAAAAAGCAGGCGAGATTCTCGTTGGGGTATGCTCGATTCAAAGTGGGGATTTTTGGGTCGATTATACAAAAAGGAAGTTTGTAAAGATAATACAAGGAGCAAATGTTATATACTCAAAACAGCAAGCCTTATACTATCGCAAGCATTCATAA
- a CDS encoding TonB-dependent receptor, with protein sequence MSFQAYRACRVYQIVAIVCVFGVMSVWADELYQTTDTNAESKKEQNPQMQNPKSEQDKKAEQNLKYDDIMLDNIVSVGTKVPSTIEQTPGNASIINQKQIKIRPNYRFTDTLRGEEGIIQPKGRGMETFDNVMVRGISNGALIMVDGVPLNDINNNTKMLTAMRAHELERVEIVRGPSSVLYGSGGLSGAVNFITKMPKELEVYGSVGYGNPFTNQNAPQNFTQWYLSAGDAFFDKRFRVKASYGGSFSNGYAADNAWVNTTGNGLDSGITGAIPSQNPQGTNILIVGDMGRQKFQTHDARIKLESDISENGILSAWVQYSNYNYIHHNQTSLLRDANGNVTWGNLNSSSNGPGTAPYAFVGGMGNEKYNQIIAASSYKHYFDENELSVLVSYMYGNDIWAGPNASATIAPSPFGGSGNLWNYTHNILNIESHFNWQVTAAHSVLFGVQEKFLNYQQNAYVMSDWRDFASAPQTQANRTDNSGGSSNFIGAFVDWRAQWLESLSTSLGVRWDLWNGFGYYKNTRTSLESAFLTSTNIADNTRNQFSPKASLNYAPISTQNLKTLFKASFGQSFRAPTFSQMFREYTRNDGVTFLGNPYLKPEVLTSYDIGFEQHFGLDSGFGGVVKLYYFDSFLNNAITILNNNYTNAQKARINGIELSYNQAFWAVLGLRLTYTWTNAKLTQNLGDIQAGNHLPNVPEHSGYAQVYYDDSRFYGSLGVEMASKQYRSLDNASQKVWGVYGASDAYYIMDMRLGLHLRHFDVSANFTNLLDYTYYAYYRAPGRAFYVEIATRI encoded by the coding sequence ATGAGTTTTCAAGCATATCGGGCGTGTCGTGTGTATCAGATAGTGGCGATTGTGTGTGTATTTGGGGTGATGAGTGTTTGGGCTGATGAGCTTTATCAAACAACAGATACAAATGCAGAATCCAAAAAAGAGCAAAATCCACAAATGCAGAATCCAAAAAGCGAGCAAGACAAAAAAGCAGAGCAGAATCTAAAATATGATGACATCATGCTTGACAACATCGTGAGTGTCGGCACCAAAGTTCCAAGCACAATCGAGCAAACGCCGGGCAACGCAAGCATAATCAATCAAAAACAAATCAAAATCCGCCCAAATTATCGCTTCACAGATACTTTGCGTGGAGAGGAGGGCATTATCCAGCCAAAAGGCAGGGGAATGGAGACTTTTGATAATGTGATGGTTCGCGGAATTAGCAATGGTGCGCTCATTATGGTTGATGGTGTGCCACTCAATGACATCAACAACAACACAAAAATGCTTACTGCAATGCGCGCACACGAGCTAGAACGAGTAGAGATCGTGCGAGGACCAAGCTCTGTGCTGTATGGCTCAGGGGGTTTAAGCGGAGCGGTAAATTTCATCACAAAAATGCCAAAAGAGCTAGAAGTATATGGCTCTGTGGGCTATGGCAATCCATTTACTAATCAAAACGCCCCGCAGAATTTCACGCAATGGTATTTGAGCGCAGGAGATGCGTTTTTTGATAAGCGATTTCGAGTCAAAGCTAGCTATGGCGGGAGTTTTTCAAATGGATATGCTGCTGATAATGCGTGGGTGAATACCACAGGTAATGGGCTAGATTCTGGCATTACAGGTGCGATTCCTTCGCAAAATCCGCAAGGGACAAATATTTTGATTGTCGGTGATATGGGACGACAAAAATTCCAAACCCATGATGCAAGAATCAAACTAGAATCTGACATAAGCGAAAATGGCATACTTTCAGCATGGGTGCAGTATTCAAATTATAATTACATTCATCATAATCAAACAAGCCTCTTAAGAGATGCTAATGGTAATGTTACATGGGGGAATCTAAATTCTAGTTCAAATGGACCGGGCACTGCTCCTTATGCGTTTGTAGGCGGTATGGGAAATGAAAAATACAATCAAATCATCGCTGCTTCAAGCTATAAACATTATTTTGATGAAAATGAACTTAGCGTGCTTGTCTCTTATATGTATGGCAATGATATATGGGCTGGACCAAATGCTTCCGCAACTATCGCGCCATCGCCATTTGGCGGAAGCGGGAATCTATGGAATTATACGCATAATATTCTTAATATAGAATCACATTTTAATTGGCAGGTTACAGCCGCACATAGTGTGCTTTTTGGGGTGCAAGAGAAGTTTTTGAATTATCAGCAAAATGCCTATGTGATGAGTGATTGGCGGGATTTTGCAAGCGCGCCACAAACGCAGGCAAATCGCACAGATAATAGTGGCGGAAGCAGTAATTTTATCGGCGCGTTTGTTGATTGGCGAGCACAATGGCTTGAGTCTTTAAGCACAAGTCTTGGCGTGCGGTGGGATTTGTGGAATGGATTTGGGTATTATAAAAATACGCGCACAAGTCTAGAATCTGCATTTTTGACTTCGACAAATATCGCAGATAATACCCGCAATCAATTCTCACCCAAAGCAAGCCTTAATTATGCGCCCATATCCACGCAGAATCTAAAGACTTTATTTAAAGCATCATTTGGGCAGTCTTTTCGCGCGCCGACTTTTAGTCAAATGTTTCGTGAATACACGCGCAATGATGGCGTTACATTTCTTGGGAATCCATACCTAAAGCCTGAAGTGCTGACAAGTTATGATATTGGGTTTGAGCAGCATTTTGGGCTAGATTCTGGATTTGGCGGGGTGGTGAAGTTGTATTATTTTGATAGTTTTTTGAATAATGCAATAACTATCCTCAATAATAACTACACAAACGCGCAAAAAGCTAGAATCAATGGGATTGAACTCTCCTATAATCAAGCGTTTTGGGCTGTTTTGGGACTGCGCTTAACTTACACTTGGACAAATGCAAAACTCACGCAGAATCTAGGCGATATACAAGCGGGCAATCACTTGCCAAATGTGCCAGAGCATAGCGGATACGCGCAGGTGTATTATGATGATTCTAGATTCTATGGAAGTTTGGGGGTTGAGATGGCAAGCAAGCAGTATCGATCGCTTGATAATGCTTCACAAAAAGTATGGGGTGTGTATGGCGCAAGCGATGCGTATTATATTATGGATATGCGTTTGGGGCTTCATTTGCGACATTTTGATGTGAGTGCAAATTTTACAAACTTGCTTGATTATACTTATTATGCGTATTATAGAGCACCGGGGCGCGCTTTTTATGTGGAGATTGCGACAAGGATTTGA
- a CDS encoding ABC transporter substrate-binding protein, translating to MKTFIVVLFVCIWGVLDSAKATSFESLESMKPLDSVRLAESTQLKESSAHSQALLQTQAHFPLEIKDFWHSTIFDAPAKTHIFLSFCEMIAMLDIWEGARGLSRHVFYEPLLRQSYPLIDTLPKIGGGNGSTINPEMLKRINPDVVFVWAGDKKLVDFSRKLGVKMIAFYPQSIYELFATLYRIALVFDKQEMYLKKQDKAFEMIELITSRTKSLPHKKRAIYIWDKLTSISGRVGMVGDMLEIAGLDSMGKDMRVDSYQTNVESILRFDPEVIFIWGGSSLNEATLYANPQLKNITAIQNKKVYKLPIWDNWGPRIVQTSLLVSALAYPTLFDKQEVRTQIQNLNLMWFGLKEFPTTIPLLDEPQ from the coding sequence GTGAAGACATTTATTGTAGTGCTATTTGTGTGTATTTGGGGGGTTTTAGATTCTGCGAAAGCAACATCGTTTGAGTCTTTAGAATCTATGAAGCCTTTAGATTCTGTAAGACTTGCAGAATCTACACAATTAAAAGAATCTAGCGCGCATTCACAAGCGCTTTTGCAGACTCAAGCGCATTTTCCGCTTGAAATCAAGGATTTTTGGCATAGCACGATTTTTGATGCGCCTGCCAAAACGCACATTTTTCTAAGCTTTTGTGAGATGATTGCTATGCTTGATATTTGGGAGGGTGCGCGCGGTTTGAGCCGACATGTTTTTTATGAGCCACTTTTAAGGCAGAGCTACCCATTGATTGATACACTGCCAAAGATTGGCGGTGGCAATGGAAGCACAATCAACCCCGAAATGCTTAAACGCATAAATCCTGATGTGGTGTTTGTATGGGCGGGCGATAAAAAGCTTGTTGATTTTTCGCGCAAGCTTGGGGTAAAAATGATCGCGTTTTATCCTCAAAGCATATATGAGCTTTTTGCCACGCTTTATCGCATAGCACTTGTTTTTGACAAGCAAGAGATGTATCTCAAAAAGCAAGATAAGGCATTTGAGATGATAGAGCTCATCACATCGCGCACCAAATCACTGCCGCACAAAAAGCGTGCGATATATATTTGGGATAAGCTCACTTCCATATCGGGCAGAGTCGGTATGGTAGGCGATATGCTAGAGATTGCAGGGCTAGATTCTATGGGTAAAGATATGCGCGTTGATTCCTATCAGACAAATGTAGAATCTATTTTGCGATTTGATCCTGAAGTGATTTTTATTTGGGGAGGATCAAGCCTCAATGAAGCGACTTTATATGCAAATCCTCAACTCAAAAACATTACCGCCATACAAAACAAAAAAGTCTATAAACTGCCTATTTGGGATAACTGGGGACCGCGAATTGTGCAAACCTCACTTCTTGTCTCTGCATTGGCATATCCTACGCTTTTTGACAAGCAAGAAGTGCGCACACAAATCCAGAATCTTAATTTAATGTGGTTTGGGCTTAAGGAGTTTCCTACGACTATTCCATTGCTTGATGAGCCACAATGA
- a CDS encoding FecCD family ABC transporter permease — MKKGYMIASISALVLLMCVGVFWGNGSLGVGSKDIMLEVRFPRVLLAVLVGASLAGSGAIMQLAFRNVLVDPFLLGISSGAAFGCALSIWLFDSSMLSVLAFIGSFGAIVCVMCIAHICGKSTTALILSGVVLSAFFSALSGYIKFFVEPQKAQAIVIWLLGNLNTAQWSDVWVASIGFVVGFVPLWLMRWKLNVFALSDEQALSFGVSIRRFRLFVLFCISFAIALCVSVSGVIGWIGLVMPHIARAIFGSDMRVLLPGSLVLGAIALLVADSIARNIASFDIPVGIITAILGAPCFLFLLIRLGYVKS; from the coding sequence ATGAAAAAAGGCTATATGATCGCGAGCATAAGCGCTTTGGTGCTACTTATGTGTGTGGGGGTTTTTTGGGGAAATGGCAGTTTGGGTGTGGGATCAAAAGACATTATGCTTGAAGTGCGATTTCCTCGAGTGCTATTAGCGGTGTTGGTTGGCGCGAGCCTTGCAGGAAGTGGGGCGATTATGCAGCTTGCGTTTCGCAATGTTTTGGTTGATCCATTTTTGCTTGGCATTTCTTCAGGAGCGGCGTTTGGCTGTGCGTTATCAATCTGGCTTTTTGACTCAAGTATGCTTAGTGTGCTAGCGTTTATAGGGTCGTTTGGGGCGATTGTGTGTGTGATGTGTATCGCTCATATTTGTGGTAAATCCACAACTGCTTTGATTCTCTCTGGCGTGGTGTTATCGGCTTTTTTTAGCGCGCTAAGTGGGTATATCAAATTTTTTGTCGAGCCACAAAAAGCACAAGCGATTGTCATTTGGCTTTTGGGTAATCTCAATACCGCGCAATGGAGCGATGTATGGGTGGCAAGCATTGGCTTTGTGGTGGGGTTTGTGCCATTGTGGCTTATGCGCTGGAAGCTTAATGTTTTTGCCCTTAGTGATGAGCAGGCTTTAAGCTTTGGGGTTTCAATTAGGAGATTCCGCTTGTTTGTGCTATTTTGTATAAGTTTTGCGATAGCGTTGTGCGTGAGCGTGAGTGGGGTGATTGGCTGGATTGGATTAGTTATGCCTCATATTGCGCGCGCAATTTTTGGAAGTGATATGAGGGTTTTACTTCCGGGAAGTTTGGTATTGGGTGCTATTGCGTTGCTTGTGGCTGATAGTATAGCTAGAAATATCGCAAGTTTTGACATTCCTGTTGGGATCATTACAGCGATTTTGGGCGCGCCTTGCTTTTTGTTTTTGCTTATAAGGCTAGGCTATGTTAAATCATAA
- a CDS encoding ABC transporter ATP-binding protein: MLNHNSVLEIENLSFSYTQNALKKDVLKSLCARFYGGEICGILAANGSGKTTLFRLILGFLNAQNGTITLNQSYQPNQPSQLNKAHQVRQSCQNIALHAMSAHKRSSYISYMPQFIETPFDYKVLDMVLMGLHFGYFDMPNQTMKNKALKILDELGVGDLAEESITKLSGGQKQMVFLAQILIKQSPIILLDEPSSHLDIKNKLMLFDMIAYQTKKHNLITLVNIHDIELIKHYGDRIYMLKNAEVYKSGDTSILSDDIVREFFELESRFYANTRERKEILYF, encoded by the coding sequence ATGTTAAATCATAATTCAGTTTTAGAGATTGAAAATCTTTCCTTTAGCTACACGCAAAATGCATTGAAAAAAGATGTTTTAAAATCCTTATGTGCGAGATTTTATGGCGGGGAGATTTGCGGGATTTTGGCTGCTAATGGTTCGGGTAAAACGACATTATTTCGCCTTATTTTAGGATTTCTCAACGCTCAAAATGGCACAATCACACTCAATCAATCCTATCAGCCCAATCAACCTAGCCAACTTAATAAAGCACACCAAGTGCGCCAATCATGCCAAAATATCGCACTTCATGCAATGAGCGCGCATAAAAGATCTTCATATATAAGCTATATGCCGCAATTTATAGAGACACCATTTGATTACAAAGTGCTTGATATGGTGCTTATGGGGCTACATTTTGGGTATTTTGATATGCCAAACCAAACTATGAAAAACAAGGCATTAAAGATTTTAGATGAGCTTGGAGTGGGAGATTTAGCAGAAGAATCAATCACAAAGCTAAGTGGCGGGCAAAAGCAAATGGTATTTTTAGCGCAGATTCTCATCAAACAAAGCCCTATTATTTTACTTGATGAGCCAAGCTCGCATTTAGACATCAAAAACAAACTTATGCTTTTTGATATGATCGCCTACCAAACCAAAAAACACAATCTCATAACACTTGTTAATATCCATGATATTGAGCTTATCAAGCATTATGGCGATAGAATCTATATGCTTAAAAACGCAGAAGTGTATAAAAGCGGGGATACATCGATATTGTCTGACGATATTGTAAGGGAGTTTTTTGAGCTAGAATCTAGATTCTATGCAAACACAAGAGAGCGTAAAGAAATCCTCTATTTTTAG
- the fliW gene encoding flagellar assembly protein FliW: MVFDVKSPILGFEDVSKMKLEKIDDIFMRLSNTEAIAPVFVLINPFVLREYDFEVPTAIKLLLDLDTSKNILVANIMVMQNPIQNSTINFLAPVVFNFDNHTMAQVVLDSFKYPQYGLAEPISKWYKEDTESSTKS, from the coding sequence ATGGTTTTTGATGTCAAATCACCAATCTTAGGCTTTGAAGATGTCTCAAAAATGAAATTAGAAAAAATAGACGACATTTTTATGCGTCTAAGCAATACCGAGGCGATCGCGCCTGTTTTTGTGCTTATCAATCCTTTTGTGCTAAGAGAATATGATTTTGAAGTGCCAACAGCAATAAAGCTCCTCCTTGATCTTGATACTTCCAAAAACATTCTTGTCGCTAATATAATGGTTATGCAAAATCCAATTCAAAACTCTACGATAAATTTTCTCGCTCCTGTGGTATTTAACTTTGACAATCACACAATGGCTCAAGTCGTGCTTGATAGCTTTAAATACCCTCAATATGGCTTGGCAGAGCCTATTTCAAAATGGTATAAAGAAGATACAGAATCTAGCACAAAATCTTAG
- a CDS encoding NifS family cysteine desulfurase: MQKRIYLDNNATTMVDPKVKSAMEPFFCDLYGNPNSLHKFGTETHPAIADALGKIYNGIHARDEDDVIITSCATESNNWVLKGVYFDLIHNGKKNHIITTDVEHPAVGATCSFLEGLGVKVTRLKVNKHGNVYPEQVRESITNETALVSVMWANNETGAIFPIEEIGAICKEKGVLFHTDAVQAIGKIPVDVQSANVDFLSFSAHKFHGPKGIGGLYIRNGLELTPLLHGGEHMRGRRSGTLNVPYIIGMGEAMKLAVDYLDYENSYVKKLRDKLESGLLAIKDVVVIGDIIHRVPNTILVSVKGIEGEAMLWDLNKAGIACSTGSACASEDLEANPIMVAVGADKELAHTAIRISLGRFNTEEEIDYTLEAFKKAVARLRNISSSYM; the protein is encoded by the coding sequence ATGCAAAAAAGAATTTATCTTGATAATAATGCCACGACAATGGTCGATCCAAAAGTAAAATCCGCTATGGAGCCGTTTTTTTGCGATCTATATGGGAATCCAAATAGTTTGCATAAATTTGGCACAGAAACCCATCCGGCCATAGCCGATGCTTTGGGAAAGATTTATAATGGCATTCATGCAAGAGATGAAGATGATGTCATCATTACAAGTTGCGCGACAGAATCAAATAATTGGGTGCTTAAGGGTGTGTATTTTGATCTGATTCATAATGGCAAAAAAAATCACATCATTACTACTGATGTTGAGCATCCAGCAGTCGGAGCGACTTGTAGTTTTTTGGAAGGTTTGGGTGTAAAGGTTACGCGCCTCAAAGTCAATAAACATGGAAATGTATATCCAGAGCAAGTGCGAGAATCTATCACCAACGAGACTGCATTAGTTAGCGTAATGTGGGCAAATAACGAAACAGGAGCGATTTTTCCGATAGAAGAAATCGGAGCGATTTGCAAAGAAAAAGGCGTGCTTTTTCACACTGATGCAGTGCAGGCTATCGGTAAGATTCCCGTTGATGTGCAGAGCGCAAATGTGGATTTTCTAAGCTTTAGCGCGCATAAGTTTCATGGACCAAAGGGTATCGGCGGGCTTTATATCAGAAATGGGCTTGAGCTTACGCCATTGCTTCATGGTGGAGAGCATATGCGAGGAAGGCGAAGCGGGACGCTTAATGTTCCTTATATCATCGGAATGGGCGAGGCAATGAAGCTTGCAGTGGATTATTTGGATTATGAAAACTCGTATGTGAAAAAATTACGAGACAAACTAGAATCTGGATTGCTAGCGATTAAAGATGTAGTCGTGATAGGTGATATTATACATCGTGTGCCAAATACTATTCTTGTGAGTGTGAAAGGGATTGAGGGTGAGGCGATGCTTTGGGATCTCAATAAAGCTGGGATCGCTTGCTCTACTGGAAGTGCGTGCGCGAGTGAAGATTTGGAAGCAAATCCTATCATGGTGGCTGTGGGTGCTGACAAAGAGTTGGCACACACTGCGATTAGAATCTCACTAGGGCGATTTAATACAGAAGAAGAGATTGATTATACGCTTGAAGCGTTCAAAAAAGCAGTTGCTCGATTACGCAATATTTCGAGCTCTTATATGTAA